The Streptomyces sp. NBC_00440 genome contains a region encoding:
- a CDS encoding 2'-5' RNA ligase family protein has translation MGTVTLGVSIAVPEPYGSLLQEQRAGFGDSAAHGIPTHVTLVPPTEADSASLPAIEAHLASVAAANRAFPMRLFGTGTFRPLSPVVFVQVVTGGSACSWLQQQIRDPSGPLVRELQFPYHPHVTVAHAISDEEMDRAYEALAAFEATWTCGSFALYEQGADGVWRKLREYAFGGGGGVVPGPSVSREAPTAPSLP, from the coding sequence GTGGGGACCGTAACGCTCGGCGTTTCGATCGCGGTCCCGGAGCCGTACGGCAGCCTGCTCCAGGAGCAGCGCGCGGGCTTCGGGGACTCGGCCGCGCACGGCATCCCGACCCACGTCACTCTTGTCCCGCCCACGGAGGCCGACTCCGCGTCCCTGCCGGCGATCGAGGCCCATCTCGCCTCGGTCGCGGCAGCGAACCGGGCCTTCCCCATGCGGCTGTTCGGGACGGGAACGTTCCGGCCGCTCTCGCCGGTCGTCTTCGTCCAGGTCGTGACGGGTGGTTCGGCCTGTTCCTGGCTCCAGCAGCAGATCAGGGACCCTTCGGGGCCGCTGGTGCGCGAGCTCCAGTTCCCGTATCACCCGCATGTGACGGTCGCGCACGCCATCTCCGACGAGGAGATGGACCGGGCGTACGAGGCGCTCGCCGCTTTCGAGGCGACGTGGACCTGCGGCTCCTTCGCGCTGTACGAGCAGGGGGCGGACGGCGTGTGGCGGAAGCTGCGCGAGTACGCGTTCGGCGGCGGGGGCGGCGTCGTCCCCGGACCGAGCGTGTCCCGCGAAGCACCCACGGCGCCGTCCCTGCCCTAG
- a CDS encoding decaprenylphospho-beta-D-erythro-pentofuranosid-2-ulose 2-reductase — MKDAFGAPQSLLILGGTSEIALATARRLVTRRTRTVWLAGRPSPALEAAAAHVRTLGAEVRTAAFDALDPDSHEETLGKVFAEGDIDMVLLAFGLLGDQARDESAPLSAVRVAQTNYTGAVSAGLICAKALQGQGHGSLVVLSSVAGERARRANFIYGSSKAGLDAFAQGLGDALHGTGVHVMVVRPGFVRSKMTAGLEEAPLATTPEAVALAIETGLRRRSETVWVPGTLRVVMSALRHVPRPLFRRLPV; from the coding sequence ATGAAAGACGCTTTCGGTGCCCCCCAGTCCCTGCTGATCCTCGGAGGTACGTCCGAGATCGCGCTCGCCACGGCCCGCCGCCTGGTGACCCGCCGCACCCGGACGGTCTGGCTGGCCGGACGCCCCTCCCCCGCGCTCGAAGCGGCCGCCGCCCACGTCCGCACCCTGGGCGCGGAGGTCCGTACGGCCGCCTTCGACGCCCTGGACCCGGACTCCCACGAGGAGACACTGGGCAAGGTGTTCGCGGAGGGCGACATCGACATGGTGCTGCTGGCCTTCGGCCTGCTGGGCGATCAGGCCCGCGACGAGAGCGCCCCGCTGTCGGCGGTCCGGGTCGCGCAGACCAACTACACCGGGGCGGTCTCCGCGGGCCTGATCTGCGCCAAGGCGCTCCAGGGGCAGGGCCACGGTTCGCTGGTGGTGCTCTCGTCGGTGGCCGGCGAGCGCGCCCGCAGGGCCAACTTCATCTACGGGTCGAGCAAGGCGGGCCTCGACGCCTTCGCCCAGGGGCTCGGCGACGCGCTGCACGGGACCGGCGTCCATGTGATGGTGGTGCGCCCCGGCTTCGTACGCTCGAAGATGACGGCCGGGCTGGAGGAGGCTCCCCTGGCCACCACGCCGGAGGCGGTGGCACTGGCCATCGAGACGGGGCTGCGCCGCCGGTCGGAGACCGTCTGGGTGCCGGGCACCCTGCGGGTGGTGATGTCGGCCCTGCGGCACGTCCCGCGGCCACTGTTCAGGCGGCTCCCGGTCTGA